A window of Phaseolus vulgaris cultivar G19833 chromosome 4, P. vulgaris v2.0, whole genome shotgun sequence genomic DNA:
TAAATGTCAATCCTAAAAGTTGAGATGAAAAATATTGTAAGAACAACATGAAAATCTTGTCTAATTTTACAACTTTATTAGAAAAACAAAtcaatacaaaaatacaatcacctagagaaaaaataaaatacaataaaataactaCATACTTAGGTGATTACTCAAAATGTTCTTGTTGTGGCACAATAAGAGGAATAAAACACAATGTTTTATTCGAGTCTCAGTCCCTCTTAACAggtaaattaatttaaaaataatgcaATTGATGTCaaacaatttgatttttaaagGAGAGACATAAAGTTTTAGAACATGATcatgtttcttgaagtttttccagcaaaacaaaagtattttatcatattaaaaacgtattttaatctattaaaacaTTACTCGAAAATTCAAAAGTCCCATACTTCTTTAGAAGGTTTTCTAACTAGACATATGATCAAATCAAGGCATTGAAAGAACTcacaacaaaaattaattaaacattttttatcaacaaaaaaacaaatgaataaatatgagatatttaAGGAATACCTTAACCCGTATACAAAAAGTCTTCCTAAGCACACCCCTCCTACTATCAATGAACATATACAATGTCCCTTTTATTCTAGGATCCTCACTTGTGTCAGCCAATAAAATGCGCTTATAACCTATCCATATGTATGTAATTACCTATAGATCCATCTACATgtaattatatatgaatttatatGTAAGTAATTATATTATCAATTTATCTGTATAAGCAATTATATTTGCAAATAAAATCACATGAACTTACCTATACATTTCGAACCTATACATTTAGAAATCCTCAAGTATTTTACTTACAAATTCTTTTTCATTGGTAATTCATTGCAAGTTTTATCTACAAATTTCTTATATTAACTatgtattaatttttcattGTTGTGAAACTAATAAGATTAAGgcatatgtttttattattatcaatggTATATGAAAACAACTTCTTCTACATGTCAATAAGATGTTAATATATATTGGAACCTAATTGAAATATTCCTTCAAAACTTTTAATACCAAAACAAAATACATATccatatatgaaaaaattatcttaacgtaattacaaaataataagaaacataaagttccataaaaaaataattatagaataCACAATATCATATTAAAGTAGTATTTCATCCTTTAATTAACCATTTAATAATTAAGGGAtacacaataataataaaaacaatagaGATATCATCACTTTCGAAAGAAATGAAACAGCATCAAACCCGTGgttaaaaatttgacatagcaaactcaacaccattgtcagtacgaatcgttttgatattagttttgaaatgattttgaacgaaaatagtgaagttaatgatgtgctgacgcacttcagatttgttatgcaacagaataacccaagtataacgtgagtaatcatcaacaatagtcaagaaataattaaaaccttgcatagaaattatggaacatggtccccaaatatcaaagtgtacaagatcaaaaatagcagaggtaacaatattgcttaaagtgaaaggaagttttctctgttttgcatgactacaagtgtcacatacatgatgagtatcaaccgtaataaaatagtattgtttccttaagacatgtaatctttcaagtgaagggtgtcctagtctataatgccaCAATGTTTTGTccgtgatattacaattaataaaaggagcaaaataATGCGGTTTAGAACAGCTAGAAGtaggcaaggtagtgacaaggtacaagccagtagtggctttaactgtaccaatcctctcttgggtgagattgtcatgtataatgcagtgggttgaagtgaaagttaaagttaaagtgcatttaagttggtgtgtgagtttagaaacagatattaagtttaattgaaaatgaggcacatataacacatcagacaaataaaacttatcagaaaaacgtactaaaccagaatatgtggcataaataGTTTGACCATTTGGAAGgctaattaagacaggtttaattttagtataagtagtaaaacCGTTCAAATTGTTGCAAACATGATCTGTGGCACCataatcaataatccaagattcttttatagtagaaagtgaagagagaaacttacctaTTGTAGATTGCTCAGTATTGGGGACTTCATCCGCAGAGAAAgtgccgacttgattaatttgagtgtgaggggAAGGATTCTCAAGGTTTTTttgacgcaaaatgttggtcAGGAATTGACACTgatgtgatgtaagttgaatcccctttacattctgttctttaggaaaaagctcagaaaaagtgtcagtagtaatcatattattggcttgggatgtccaattggtgaatttgtagccaggagggaacccatgctttttataacaggtgtcgaCGGTGTGACCAAGACTATTACAAAAAGTGCAAACTTTTCTAGtagaagaaaactttgaggttttaacattaccaaAAGGAAAACCCCCTTGCGAAAACAAATAGGCTCAATATGACcgtatttaccacaaaaattgcatgcaatagtgtgactactattaagactactaagactagggttttcattagACATTTTCTAAGAGATTTTGAAACagaatcaagattttgaaagagaataGAAAAGATAACCAAGAACAACAAATGGGGAAATAAAGATCAGAGAAAAGTGCAGCAgaactcttcattcgaagagctctgataccatattacagtcaatgaagatgaatattccttatCTGATGTGGTACATCAAATGGAGCACACGTAATCGCACGTAACCACAATGAGGAAAGGTAGGTTCTGATGAATcctaattgcaaatgaaaaagaaacaatgacttaagcataaaggagagaaaaatagagaaaagaaaatacaaaagaaattcttatttacttgtgtatataagaataaaatacatggtgtatatataagataaagactaagacctagctgaaacagaaaaggaaagttgggtcaaaaaaacaaagcccaataacttaaaacagaaaaactaaatatgttaacatcCAAGAGGCATTACTCTAGACTTAGGTGgagttatttttcttttgttttcattaGCGTTTTAGTATTCGTGGCAAACTAGACTTCAACTCTCAAAATATTTAGGGAATTTCCTTCAGTCTTTAGAAacacatttaaattttttattggaaTATGCTTCCATGAACCACAGTCTTCCTTCAAAAAGTATTAGACCCACATAGGACCACTTTAGGATATTCTATACAACTTCAATGAAACTATTAAGAAATACACTTTttgtctaactcaaccttatataATCGGTTTATAAAGTGaaatttgcactcacttatatactataaaatgttaGTATCTGTAGTTGATGTGTAATTTTCAAACAGAACCTATACAACGTCCCTTTTATTTTAGGATCGTTATATGTAATTACCTATATAGATCCATCCACATCtaataatatatgaatttatatataggtaattatattatgaatttatatGTAACCAATTATATATGCGCATAAAATCACATGTAGTTACCTACATATTAGAAATCCTCAAGTATTTTACTtacaaattcttttttattgGTATATCATAGGTTATTAAGTTTTATCTACAAATTTCTTAaattacacatatatatatatatattaaattttttattatattatcaatGGTATATGAAAACAACATCTTCTACATGTCAATAACTTGaacttaatttaaatattattccttcaaaacttttaataccaaaaaaataagtatccatatataaaaaagttatctaaataataagaaacatattccataaaaaaataattaaagaatacACAATATCATACCAAAGTAGTATTTCATcatttaattaactatttaataattaaaggatactcataaataataaaaacaatagaGATATCATCACTTTTGAAAGAAATGAAACAACACAAACCCGTGGTTAaaattttctttagttttttatgatgaatttttaaaattaagagaGATTTTTATACATCCAAAATTTCTTAAGTAGTAAGAAGCTTGAGTTTACATAATCAATACactattagaaaatatttttttaattttaaagaatcCACTAGTGGTTTGTATAAAactgagttaaacttaaaatatatttcataatatatcaGACTCATTCAAAGTTTATCGTAATGAAACAAACTTtagaaaattgaatcaaacttaaAATACACTTCTTAATAAacgaatttatatatataaaaaaataacttcaaaaTAGTTCTACCACAACACTCATATATCTAATAGGAACATTTTATTAAACCTTGTGAAGGTTCTTCAACCAATATTAATAAGTGCAAAATTAAAGGGAACATTAGTGTGAGAATTATCCATCAAAACAAGATCCCTTCCTTCATGATCATCAATTCTCCCAATACTAAAACAAGTGTTGTGGTTAGTGTTGTTGCTGCAGAATGCAAACTTATAACCCTCACCATATTTCTTAATCATAAACGATCCACTTAAGTACTCCATCCCTAGATGGTCTCCACCCTCACCAATACCAACCCATTTTGTAGGAAAATCATCACCAAATACCACCCACTTGGAGGATTCAGAACAATaaggaataaaattaaatctaatCTCTAATGGTGTCTCTGTCAGTATGACACCTGAGCTTCTTCCTTTTGTGTTGAATATCAGACCTTTCCCAcgataattaatttttgtagcAACAACTTTGCATCTTTCGATCGGACCAGAACCTACCTCTACTCCACCACCTTGTGGACCATTACGATTAAGATGCAAAAGAGTGTATTGATTagaacactacaaaaaaatgtgtaaaaaatggcggttttaatatggcggttattaataaccgccacaaatTTCAGCATAATACGTCATTTCATTAACCACCACAATTAACTTTCAAATTATGTCATTTTCAACTGTCATAATTTTCTTTCAGAGAAAACTTTTTATTCCTTTATTcctatatttacatttttaactTGATTTAAAAATCCTTCAGATTTTAACttgaaaattgattttctttttgaaaacttaagaaaataattttttttgaatttcagTTTGGAAAAACCCTAACTCCTAACACTCATCACTCTCGTCCCTCTCTCTGCCTCACAtgaaccctaaccctaacgctCTCACGAACCCGCGATCTCTGCCTCCACACGAACCTAGCGCTCTTCTGCCTCCACACGAACCCGCGATCTCTGCGTCCACACGAACCTAACGCTCTTCTGCCTCCACACGAACCTAGCGCTCTTCGCCTCAACACGAACCCTAGCACTCTCTGCCTCTACACGGAACCGATTTGAAGGTAATTAACCTGCTGTGCATTCCTTATACTTATGCAAAGTATAAGTATAAGATATGCACCATGTGAGAAGTTGGTGCCATGGGAATCAAGATATGCACTTATATAAGGGATTCCCAAACTCTGAGCTGGGATTACCATAATCAAAGATCAATATAGTGTATTTTATGCACTAATCTGAATATTTTGTGAATCAGGACATTTTTGGAAAACCGCCATTCTGAGTAGAAAATCCCAACACTTTCTGGAGGTGGTGTTAGCAGTGTTTTCAGCAATGGTTGAAGggtgaagaaaagaagaaggtcgtgaaaagagaaaagagaaaagagaagttTGGATAATTTGGAGTTATAGCAAAAAAGGGTACGTTTGAATATCAGATTTACTCTCCCTCCCTTGACAGTTGTAAAAATCAATCTACCTCTCTGTCTGTCTCTGACTAGCTAGCTCGTGATTATGTTAACTGTTTGACCTGTGCTAGGGACTTCTCACTTTTATGCTAATTATCACACGCACAATAATTATACGCtttctttatttgaaaatttattttaaacctCAGGTTTATGACAGAGAAAATAGAAAGGAAGAATGTGTTTTGTTTCTCTGTCCTTcttccttaaaaaaatataaaatatgagtgatatatgaataatattactGTCAGCTTAATTGAACATGCTAGCTATAACTCCATATTCTTAATATAGGTGCATGTATGTTGTGGACCCCATTTTTAATCCACCTTTTGTTTTCTTTCCAACTAAACTAAGACTTTTTTCTCTCACATTGTTGGTATAATTAATAAGCAAACAATAAAAATGGCTACTAGCTTGATGGTACCTCTTTACTGAATTTGTCTCTTGCAAATGTGAAGTTGTAGATTatagttttttatatatatatgcatggAATATATATGAGAAAAAGCAAAAGTTAATAGTTTGAATGTGATTGTACcatttatttatagtattctCTTCTTAATATGCTTTCATAATGTGTGGGGTGTAAGCAACTTTTGTGTGTGAGCTGTGCCCTTCCCTTCCTTTTAAATAGTCATAACCATTCCAGAATTACCACATTACAACGTCTTCAGTTTTTTCAGtcaacaataatttttaatatacttaAAAATACTAATGTTcaacaaaaacaaatattaaataccAGAATCTAAATGATTCCTAATTAATAACTGTTttgaaaattgatttaaaagtgAATGCCACAATTATAGTGCATTATTATTCTGAAAGCTGTTGATGAATCACACAGAGAAGGATTTGGTTTGCTGCAGAAACTGCTTTTCTGTATTAAGCATTGGATCTATGGAAATTGTTAAAGAAGTCAAGTCAAGGGATTTTATTAAGTCCTTAATCATGACTAAAAGATTATATAAAAGtgagtttatattttaatttttttagttttctatttaattctcatttcccaaaaatttaaaatcattgttttaatgtgctgagattatttttaagaattGAGTTTTCACAACTCTTTTTAGAATTCAGTTTTCACTATGATGCCCATAACTTGTCCCTCTTGATGCTTTGGTGATGGTGACTATGCTCTCCTGATTGAGTGACTATTCTGATTTGCTATATTTTGTGTATTTGATTGACCAAACTTATCTATATAAGtctacaaaagaaaaataagaggaaaaaataaaataagttttttcaaATGTTAAAACTAGCTTATGCAAAAGCAATCTTGTATGACTTTCGTAAAATTCTATTTTGCCATAAAAAATTCTTAAGTTTATTTAAGTTGGATGTCACTTGTTTGGAATATTCTTACCCTGCTCTTTTAAGTTCATGTTGCTATCAATATAGTGTGTAAGgtgattattgtattttatgTACTAATCTGAATCATTTTGTGAATCAGGACTTCTTTGATAATTAGGAATCATAGGACAAGAATTGCTCTTAAGGCAGCACCCA
This region includes:
- the LOC137838868 gene encoding subtilisin inhibitor CLSI-II-like, which encodes MVIPAQSLGIPYISAYLDSHGTNFSHGAYLILILCISIRNAQQCSNQYTLLHLNRNGPQGGGVEVGSGPIERCKVVATKINYRGKGLIFNTKGRSSGVILTETPLEIRFNFIPYCSESSKWVVFGDDFPTKWVGIGEGGDHLGMEYLSGSFMIKKYGEGYKFAFCSNNTNHNTCFSIGRIDDHEGRDLVLMDNSHTNVPFNFALINIG